GCCCTGACCGCGACCGGCAGCCAGGCCGATCTTGGCGGCCTGCGCCTCGCCCGGGCCGTTGACCACGCAACCCATGATGGCGATCTCGATGGGCTCTTCAACATTCTTGAAGCGGTCCTCGACCTGGTCGCAGAGCTTGAAGAGATCGATCTCCAGCCGTCCGCACGTCGGGCAGGCGATCAGGTTGATGCCCTTCTCGCGAAGGCGCAGCGACTTGAGGATTTCGAAGCCGGCCTTGATCTCCTCGACGGGCTCGGCCGTCAGGGAGACGCGGATCGTGTCGCCGATTCCCTGCGAGAGCAGCGACCCGATACCGATGGCGCTCTTGATCGTGCCGGAGAACTTGGTGCCCGCCTCGGTTACGCCCAGGTGGAACGGGTAGTCGACCTTGTCGGCCAGCAGCCGGTAGGCGTCAATCATCAGCTTGGGGTCCGATGCCTTGAGCGAGACCTTGATGTCGCCAAAGTCCATGTCTTCGAGGATCTGGATGTGGCGCATGGCGCTCTCGACCATCGCTTCGGGCGTAGCGCGCAGATACTTCTCGAGCAGATCGCGCTCGAGCGAACCGGCGTTTACGCCGATGCGGATGGGAAGCTTGTTGGCCTTGGCCGCATCGACGACCATGCGGACTTTCTTCTCACCGCCGATGTTGCCGGGGTTGAGACGAAGCGCGGACACGCCGGCCTCCGCCGCGGAAAGCGCCATGCGGTAATCGAAGTGGATGTCGGCGATGACGGGAATCTTCGCGTGTTTGACGATCTCGGGAAGCGCCGCGGCGTCCTTTTCGCTGGGGACGGTGCAGCGAACGATCTCGCAGCCGGCTTCGGTAAGCTCGGTGATCTGCGCGATGGTGGCCTCTGCGTCATAGGTGTTGGTCGTGCACATCGATTGCACGGAGATCGGCGCATCGCCGCCCACGGGCACGTTGCCCACCATGATTTGCCTGGTCTTGCGGCGATCGGGCCGCACGTCGTAATGCATGTTGCAATTGCTCCCTGCCGGATATCACCGATCCGGCGGCGGTTCGTAAGTCGCGCGCTACGCGTCCTGCTGAAGGAGCCCGGGGCACCTGTTCTCAGCGCGCGCACTCTATCAGCCTCCAGAGGCCGCTACAATGGGGTTTCCCCGCGCTGATGCCCGGCAGCCTATCTTTCATGGGCACCTGAAACAATCCCTGATTTTAATAAGTTGCGAATATGACACGGCTTTCCGCCCCCGGCGGGGTTTCGGTGGCGAAAATGCACTGCGCGGCGCTGCCCCGACGATTGAAACAGGCGCCCTGCGGCGCTTTTCAAGTTGACACGTCGCGGCGGCTTTGATACTTCTGACTCCGGTCAGGTTTGGCCGAAGTCAGGGCTGAACCAGGTCAGGCGGGATGGGAAACGACGAATGAAGGCGTTGCAGGCCGTAGAACAGCATGAATCGCGTCGCGAGCGGCAAAAAGCCGACCGCCGCCGCCGCATTTACGATGCGGCCATTGCCCTGTTCGCCGAAAAGGGTTTCGAGCAGACCACCGTCCAGGAAATCACGGACCGGGCGGATGTCGGCAAGGGCACGTTCTTCAATTACTTCCACAGCAAGGACGCCATCCTGCTCTACTACCAGGAGCAGCTCATGGCCGAGCTCGTCGAGGCGGTTGAAGCCTTCCCCGACGAGAGTCCGGCCAAGAAGATCCGCTACCTGTTTCGCTACTCCGTTTCCCAGTGCCGCCGCGAGGAGAGTCTCTTCATGAGCTTCCTGCGCGAGTGTTTCTCGCGCCCCATGCTCATCGAAGCCGACAAGGCCACGCACTCGGACATGAGCAACCGGATGGGCGAGCTCATCCGCGCTGGCGTGTTCGCCGGCGACTTCCACCCCCAGCTCAATGTGGAGATTGCCAGCCAGCTTCTCTCCGACATGTGGGTCGCCACGTGGATCGAATGGGGCTTCTTCGACAAGCCCTTTGATATCGGTGAATTGTTCGAGCAGAAGCTCGATTATTTGTTTGCTGCCTTCCGCAGCACTCCGGGCAACAGTGAAGACCAGTAGGAACTGAAGGAGCCAAGGACACCAATGAACGCACGAATGCTCATCGCAACTCTCGGAATGTTTCTCGCACTCATCGCGCTCAGCGCGCCAACGGCCTCGGCTGAAGAAGCACTTTCGGCCAAGGAGATCATGCGCCTTGTCGACCGGATGAACAGTACCGACGACTCCCAGCGTGATCTCACCATGACGCTGATCAACAAGAAGGGGAAAACCCGCGAGCGTTCGGTCGTCTCGTTCCAGAAGAAAATCGACGACGACAACGACAAGGCGATGGTTCGCTTCACCAAGCCCGGCGACGTGGCCGGCGTGGGGTTGCTGACCATCGAGCACAGCGACCGCGACGACGACCAGTGGCTCTACATGCCGGCGCAAAAGAAGACGCGCCGCATCTCCGCCGCTTCGAAGAGCGATTCGTTCATGGGTACGGATTTTACCTACGATGACATGAGTTCCATCAAGCTCGACGAATACGACTACACCATCAAGGGCAAGGAAACGATCGACGGCGTCGAAACCATCGTCATCGAGTCCGTTCCCAACAATGACAAGCGTCGTGAAGAGAGCGGCTACTCCAAGAGCATTGTCTGGGTGGACCCTGTTCGCTACGTGATGCTCAAGTCTGACTTCTACAACCTCAAGGGTGAGCACATCAAAACGCTCGTGC
The sequence above is drawn from the Chrysiogenia bacterium genome and encodes:
- the ispG gene encoding flavodoxin-dependent (E)-4-hydroxy-3-methylbut-2-enyl-diphosphate synthase, producing MHYDVRPDRRKTRQIMVGNVPVGGDAPISVQSMCTTNTYDAEATIAQITELTEAGCEIVRCTVPSEKDAAALPEIVKHAKIPVIADIHFDYRMALSAAEAGVSALRLNPGNIGGEKKVRMVVDAAKANKLPIRIGVNAGSLERDLLEKYLRATPEAMVESAMRHIQILEDMDFGDIKVSLKASDPKLMIDAYRLLADKVDYPFHLGVTEAGTKFSGTIKSAIGIGSLLSQGIGDTIRVSLTAEPVEEIKAGFEILKSLRLREKGINLIACPTCGRLEIDLFKLCDQVEDRFKNVEEPIEIAIMGCVVNGPGEAQAAKIGLAAGRGQGVLYVDGKVAKKVPEDQMLDALAEQVSNIVGRQV
- a CDS encoding outer membrane lipoprotein-sorting protein, which codes for MNARMLIATLGMFLALIALSAPTASAEEALSAKEIMRLVDRMNSTDDSQRDLTMTLINKKGKTRERSVVSFQKKIDDDNDKAMVRFTKPGDVAGVGLLTIEHSDRDDDQWLYMPAQKKTRRISAASKSDSFMGTDFTYDDMSSIKLDEYDYTIKGKETIDGVETIVIESVPNNDKRREESGYSKSIVWVDPVRYVMLKSDFYNLKGEHIKTLVLSGYKQYDKIWMPDRMEMTTLKREHRTVLEFSNTSINKGLDDDLFTERTLLRGR
- a CDS encoding TetR/AcrR family transcriptional regulator gives rise to the protein MKALQAVEQHESRRERQKADRRRRIYDAAIALFAEKGFEQTTVQEITDRADVGKGTFFNYFHSKDAILLYYQEQLMAELVEAVEAFPDESPAKKIRYLFRYSVSQCRREESLFMSFLRECFSRPMLIEADKATHSDMSNRMGELIRAGVFAGDFHPQLNVEIASQLLSDMWVATWIEWGFFDKPFDIGELFEQKLDYLFAAFRSTPGNSEDQ